A window of Lentibacillus sp. Marseille-P4043 contains these coding sequences:
- the dnaB gene encoding replicative DNA helicase translates to MTNTNMEAEAAILGAVLYDGTVFKELTVQEEHFHFAKHKKIYRAMKKASEQDDLVDMVMVTTYLGKDIDEVGGTTYLLQMAESVPSMEGLQHYERLVFDSYRARESSKHAFAYAENPTDQRLDVLINSLQTYRDAGVVKMEKTTSDYLIEITEAMCDPQSEQSGFITAFDEFDEMTGGLQRGELIIVAARPSVGKTAFALNLAANHCKNGGSSIMFSLEMVTKQLLQRLISAGGTLDGQKWRSMAFSEQDYERAIRAVGDISNWELTIFDQKRTITEIRSAIRKTALDRPEEKHVAFIDYLQLIAPGGKKERRDLEIGEITRELKLLAMELNIPIVLLSQLSRGVESRQNKRPLMSDLRESGNIEQDADLIAFLYRDDYYDTNSDRKNKIEVILSKQRNGPTGTVELFFNKEYGRFENTYNKVMN, encoded by the coding sequence ATGACTAATACGAACATGGAGGCTGAGGCGGCGATTCTTGGAGCTGTTTTGTATGATGGAACTGTTTTTAAGGAGTTAACCGTACAGGAAGAACATTTCCATTTTGCCAAACATAAAAAAATCTATCGTGCGATGAAGAAAGCATCTGAGCAAGATGATTTAGTCGACATGGTTATGGTGACAACGTATCTAGGGAAAGACATTGACGAAGTTGGGGGAACAACCTATTTGCTGCAGATGGCGGAATCTGTGCCAAGTATGGAGGGATTGCAGCATTATGAGCGACTGGTGTTTGATTCCTACCGAGCTAGAGAATCTAGTAAACATGCATTCGCGTATGCCGAGAATCCAACCGATCAACGTTTGGATGTGTTGATCAACAGTTTGCAAACGTATCGAGATGCTGGTGTTGTAAAAATGGAAAAAACAACAAGTGATTATTTGATTGAAATCACCGAAGCAATGTGTGATCCACAGTCTGAGCAATCAGGTTTCATTACAGCCTTTGATGAATTTGATGAAATGACTGGTGGATTGCAGCGTGGGGAATTAATCATTGTCGCAGCACGGCCCTCTGTTGGTAAAACCGCATTTGCCTTGAATCTAGCAGCAAATCATTGCAAAAATGGTGGATCGTCTATCATGTTTAGTTTGGAAATGGTGACAAAACAATTACTACAGCGACTCATTTCCGCTGGGGGAACACTTGATGGCCAAAAATGGCGCAGCATGGCTTTTTCCGAACAGGATTATGAACGAGCTATCCGAGCAGTAGGTGATATTTCCAACTGGGAGTTAACGATTTTTGACCAAAAACGGACGATCACTGAAATTCGTTCCGCTATAAGAAAAACTGCGCTGGATCGCCCGGAGGAAAAACATGTGGCGTTCATTGATTATTTACAGTTAATCGCTCCTGGTGGCAAAAAAGAACGACGCGACTTAGAAATTGGGGAAATCACTAGGGAATTAAAGCTACTGGCGATGGAATTAAACATACCGATCGTCTTGCTTTCCCAGTTATCACGTGGTGTGGAATCAAGACAAAACAAACGGCCGTTAATGTCTGACCTTCGTGAATCCGGAAACATTGAGCAAGACGCTGATTTGATTGCCTTTCTATATCGTGACGATTATTATGATACAAATTCAGACAGGAAAAACAAAATTGAAGTTATTCTCTCCAAACAGCGTAATGGTCCAACAGGGACAGTGGAACTATTTTTCAATAAAGAATATGGCCGATTTGAGAATACGTATAATAAGGTGATGAATTGA
- a CDS encoding MFS transporter → MEDKKKWDLISIASIPLVMTLGNSMLIPVLPVIEKKLAISSFQSSLIITVYSIIAIVLIPIAGYLSDKFGRKKIIIPSLIITAVGGLVSGLSAMLLDNSYYLILLGRFIQGIGASGTFPVVLPLIGDMYKDDRKVSTSLGLIETSNTFGKVLSPIIGAALALIVWYVPLLAIPVFSFASLLLVFFLLKAPEQQEEPIPFGKFIASIKAIFAEKGRWLYAIFAIGCILMYVLFGVLFHLSTLLEETYKLTGLLKGLVLAIPLLALSIASYITGKNIGQSKPLMKWLTFSSCLLLSCSVFAISFSEQIYLLIGGLVFGGIGIGVCLPCLDTFITGGIEKEQRGTVSSIYSSMRFIGVALGPPLFAIIIKSSHQILFLSTAAVCVVASILALIAIRPKNHEKQAE, encoded by the coding sequence ATGGAAGATAAAAAAAAGTGGGATTTAATTTCGATTGCTTCAATTCCGTTAGTTATGACGCTGGGGAATTCGATGCTCATTCCGGTATTGCCTGTAATTGAAAAAAAGCTTGCCATTAGTTCGTTTCAATCCAGCCTAATTATTACGGTCTATTCCATAATTGCAATTGTCCTTATCCCAATTGCCGGGTACCTATCGGATAAATTCGGCAGGAAAAAAATTATTATTCCCAGTTTGATTATTACTGCTGTTGGTGGGCTTGTTAGTGGTCTGTCTGCGATGCTCTTGGATAATTCCTATTATTTAATTTTGCTAGGCAGATTTATCCAAGGGATCGGTGCATCAGGAACTTTCCCGGTAGTTCTTCCATTAATTGGGGATATGTATAAAGATGATCGGAAAGTCAGTACAAGTTTGGGGTTAATTGAAACCTCCAACACATTTGGGAAAGTATTAAGTCCGATCATTGGTGCAGCATTGGCGTTGATCGTCTGGTACGTCCCACTTTTGGCGATACCGGTATTTAGTTTTGCTTCCCTTCTGCTTGTTTTCTTTTTGTTAAAAGCACCAGAGCAACAGGAAGAACCAATTCCGTTTGGGAAATTTATTGCATCGATCAAGGCAATTTTTGCAGAAAAGGGCAGGTGGCTTTATGCGATTTTTGCTATCGGATGCATCTTAATGTACGTCTTGTTTGGGGTATTGTTCCATTTATCGACCTTGCTGGAGGAAACATATAAATTGACCGGTTTGCTTAAAGGTCTAGTCCTGGCAATTCCATTACTTGCTTTATCCATCGCGTCTTATATCACCGGGAAGAACATTGGGCAAAGTAAACCATTAATGAAGTGGCTGACATTTTCGAGTTGTTTATTGCTATCATGTTCTGTTTTTGCCATCAGCTTTTCGGAGCAAATTTACCTATTAATTGGCGGATTAGTTTTCGGTGGAATTGGTATCGGTGTATGCCTTCCATGCCTGGATACATTTATTACAGGTGGCATCGAAAAAGAACAGCGAGGGACAGTCAGTTCGATTTACAGTAGCATGCGGTTTATCGGTGTTGCGCTAGGGCCGCCATTGTTTGCTATTATTATAAAATCGTCCCATCAAATCCTCTTTTTATCGACTGCAGCGGTGTGTGTGGTCGCGTCTATTCTGGCGTTGATCGCTATACGACCGAAGAATCATGAGAAGCAAGCGGAATGA
- a CDS encoding DUF3888 domain-containing protein, giving the protein MKKFIISLVLTVILIGYHVPAYSQTINETDTELCDTLQYALINSLREPIDKAITEIYKNDKHAPEGLTWASYDTKILKIKQIYGVGGAYEITLKVNPYYRAHITYGEDVIVVRADGTLIDYEHLKTYPRVDFD; this is encoded by the coding sequence ATGAAAAAATTTATTATAAGTCTTGTCTTAACAGTCATTTTAATAGGCTATCATGTACCAGCTTATTCACAAACAATAAATGAAACTGATACTGAATTATGCGATACACTCCAATATGCACTAATCAATAGCCTGAGGGAGCCAATTGATAAAGCCATAACTGAAATTTATAAAAATGATAAACATGCACCAGAAGGACTTACTTGGGCTTCGTATGACACAAAGATTTTAAAGATAAAGCAGATATATGGAGTAGGTGGGGCATATGAAATCACGTTGAAAGTAAACCCTTATTATCGTGCTCATATTACGTATGGTGAAGATGTAATTGTTGTACGCGCAGATGGTACGTTAATTGATTATGAACATTTAAAAACTTACCCAAGAGTGGACTTTGACTAG
- a CDS encoding ASCH domain-containing protein encodes MSNNSIIQMWEDYRKNNLNAPTDYEAWAFGDSKEMADELAALVLEGTKTATASNYSLYELDNEDLPYVGLHNIILNGDEEAVAIVETTSVEVVPFDEVTEEHAYLEGEGDRTLAYWRDVHETFFKNECKDTNIDFHYKIPVVCERFKLLYKK; translated from the coding sequence ATGAGTAATAATTCTATTATTCAAATGTGGGAAGACTATCGAAAAAATAATCTAAATGCACCAACGGATTATGAGGCGTGGGCATTTGGTGACTCAAAAGAGATGGCTGATGAACTTGCGGCATTAGTGTTAGAAGGAACGAAAACCGCAACAGCATCAAACTATTCGCTATATGAATTGGATAATGAGGATTTACCGTACGTTGGTCTGCACAATATTATTCTCAATGGGGATGAGGAGGCTGTCGCAATCGTAGAGACGACATCAGTAGAAGTTGTTCCTTTTGATGAAGTTACAGAAGAGCATGCATACTTGGAAGGAGAAGGCGACCGTACATTAGCTTATTGGCGTGACGTTCATGAGACATTTTTCAAAAATGAATGTAAAGATACAAATATAGACTTCCATTATAAGATTCCTGTTGTTTGTGAAAGGTTTAAGCTGCTGTATAAAAAATAA
- a CDS encoding GNAT family N-acetyltransferase: MTQEIQLRALEKDDLAFLHKLFNNPDIMNFWFSESYMSLELMKEKFDKNKDVEQTREFILTTQDQVKLGFVGLYEIEQRHRNAEFAIMIDPAHQGKGYAATATELAMDYAFSVLNLHKLYLIVAKANEKASHIYEKVGFQTEGVMTEHFYINGEYHDCIMMSVFQRDYWKMKS, from the coding sequence ATGACACAAGAGATTCAACTACGTGCACTAGAAAAGGATGATTTAGCCTTCTTGCACAAACTGTTTAATAATCCGGACATCATGAATTTTTGGTTCAGTGAATCTTATATGTCACTGGAACTGATGAAGGAAAAGTTTGACAAAAATAAAGATGTTGAGCAGACACGTGAATTTATTCTAACAACCCAAGATCAGGTCAAACTGGGCTTTGTTGGTCTGTATGAAATCGAACAGCGACACAGGAATGCGGAATTTGCTATCATGATCGATCCCGCACATCAAGGAAAGGGTTACGCAGCTACAGCCACCGAATTGGCGATGGACTATGCATTTTCGGTACTTAATCTCCATAAACTTTACTTGATTGTGGCCAAAGCAAATGAAAAGGCCAGTCATATTTATGAAAAAGTCGGCTTTCAAACGGAAGGCGTCATGACTGAGCACTTTTATATCAATGGTGAGTATCATGATTGTATTATGATGAGTGTTTTCCAAAGGGATTATTGGAAGATGAAGTCATAG